The Antricoccus suffuscus genome has a segment encoding these proteins:
- a CDS encoding RecB family exonuclease, with product MPESEAVRSVDLSAESPAESVVPSLSPSRAADFKTCPLLYRFRSIDRIPEAPSSAATRGTVVHGVLESLFDLPPAERTPDAAAAMVAPQWRKLLEQEPELAALFADDTNHAQLDEWLKSAESLVRAYFRLEDPARFEPAGREQYVETTLDSGLRLRGYIDRLDEAPDGRVRVVDYKSGAAPREAFEAKALFQMKFYALIIWKTTGTVPAQLKLMYLSNVDELTYSPDERELQALERQLGALWAAIEKSIITKDFRPSPSRLCDWCDHQSRCPAFGGTPPEFPEHPLAATAVDRRTENANAD from the coding sequence GTGCCCGAATCCGAAGCCGTCCGATCTGTCGACCTCTCCGCCGAAAGCCCCGCGGAGAGCGTCGTTCCCTCCCTGTCCCCGTCCCGGGCGGCGGACTTCAAGACCTGCCCTCTGCTGTATCGCTTCCGCAGCATCGACCGGATCCCCGAGGCACCGAGCTCGGCCGCGACGAGGGGCACCGTCGTACACGGTGTCCTGGAAAGCCTGTTCGATCTGCCGCCGGCCGAACGTACGCCGGATGCCGCCGCCGCGATGGTCGCCCCGCAATGGCGCAAGCTTCTCGAACAAGAGCCTGAGCTCGCCGCGCTTTTTGCCGACGACACCAATCATGCACAACTCGACGAGTGGCTGAAGTCCGCCGAGTCCCTTGTCCGCGCCTATTTCCGGCTCGAGGACCCGGCACGGTTCGAGCCAGCCGGGCGGGAACAGTACGTCGAAACCACGCTCGATAGCGGGTTACGACTGCGCGGCTACATCGACCGGCTCGACGAGGCGCCCGACGGCCGGGTGCGGGTGGTCGACTACAAGAGTGGTGCCGCGCCGCGCGAGGCGTTCGAAGCCAAGGCACTGTTTCAGATGAAGTTCTACGCGCTGATCATCTGGAAGACGACCGGCACGGTCCCCGCGCAGCTCAAGCTGATGTACCTGTCCAATGTCGACGAGCTCACCTATTCGCCCGACGAGCGCGAGCTACAGGCACTCGAACGACAACTTGGTGCCCTGTGGGCCGCGATCGAAAAGTCGATCATCACAAAGGATTTCCGGCCGAGCCCGAGCCGGCTGTGCGACTGGTGCGACCATCAGTCACGATGCCCGGCATTTGGCGGTACGCCGCCGGAATTTCCGGAGCATCCGCTGGCAGCCACGGCGGTCGACCGGCGTACCGAAAACGCCAACGCCGACTAG
- the prcA gene encoding proteasome subunit alpha, whose protein sequence is MTMPMYASAEQIMRDKTEYARKGIARGRSVIVMTYDAGVLMLAENASSSLHKVGEIYDRIGFAAVGRYNEFENLRQAGIRYADTRGFSYDRRDVTARGLANAFAQTLGSIFSEQLKPFEVEVCVAEVAKAPADDELYRLTFDGSVVDEPSFIAMGGQADVVTGALKDSYEEGIDLTAAVRLCVRALGAVGAENGTPRPISAENLEVAILERDKPGRTFRRVTGAGLDQLVEQSGDNPSTDTPKASATDETGEDSDPDPASPEDK, encoded by the coding sequence ATGACGATGCCCATGTACGCCTCAGCCGAGCAGATCATGCGGGACAAGACCGAATACGCCCGCAAAGGCATCGCCCGCGGACGCAGCGTCATCGTGATGACCTACGACGCCGGCGTCCTGATGCTCGCCGAAAATGCGTCGTCCTCGCTGCACAAGGTCGGCGAGATCTACGATCGGATCGGCTTTGCCGCGGTCGGCCGCTACAACGAGTTCGAAAACCTGCGCCAGGCCGGCATTCGCTACGCCGACACCCGCGGGTTCTCTTACGACCGCCGCGATGTGACCGCGCGGGGCCTGGCCAACGCGTTCGCTCAAACCCTCGGATCGATCTTCTCCGAACAGCTCAAGCCGTTCGAGGTCGAAGTCTGCGTCGCCGAGGTCGCGAAGGCGCCCGCCGACGATGAGCTCTATCGGCTGACGTTCGACGGCTCCGTCGTCGACGAACCGTCGTTCATCGCGATGGGCGGGCAGGCCGACGTGGTGACCGGGGCGCTCAAGGACTCTTATGAAGAGGGCATCGACCTCACCGCGGCGGTCCGCCTGTGTGTGCGTGCGCTCGGTGCGGTCGGCGCCGAAAACGGCACCCCGCGGCCGATCTCGGCCGAGAATCTTGAGGTCGCCATTCTCGAACGAGACAAGCCCGGGCGCACATTTCGTCGCGTTACTGGCGCTGGTCTCGACCAGCTTGTCGAACAGTCTGGTGACAATCCGTCGACCGACACACCAAAAGCCAGCGCGACGGACGAGACTGGCGAGGACAGCGACCCCGATCCGGCGTCGCCCGAGGACAAGTAG
- a CDS encoding ubiquitin-like protein Pup, with the protein MAGQESVERRGGRDDGDDAADAQTTARREDATEDVDSILDEIDGVLEENAEEFVKQFVQKGGQ; encoded by the coding sequence ATGGCAGGTCAGGAATCAGTCGAAAGACGCGGCGGTCGTGACGACGGCGACGATGCCGCAGACGCCCAGACCACCGCACGCCGCGAAGATGCGACCGAGGACGTGGACTCGATTCTGGACGAGATCGACGGCGTACTGGAAGAAAATGCCGAAGAGTTCGTGAAACAGTTCGTCCAGAAGGGCGGGCAGTAG
- a CDS encoding tRNA (adenine-N1)-methyltransferase: protein MTTDADDQNAHQPPVNYPLAVGERVQLTDPKGRLHTVTLEAGKEFHTHRGAILHDDLIGQSEGIIVTATSGTQYLALRPLLTDYVLSMPRGAQVIYPKDSAQIIAMGDIGPGARVLEAGAGSGALTCSLLRAVGPQGSVVSYEVRDDHADVAEQNVDRFFGSRPDNWQLRRADVDGIGAAGDELYDRIILDMLAPWLPLASVAAALRPGGVLIGYVATVPQLSRLVEAIRAHGSFIEPESWECLLRPWHVVGLAVRPDHRMIAHTAFLVKTRRLADGVTAPSRHRKPTTARAATAGETVGTPTDGAFTHANAVDIQVAPDADGVDDVRKLRRPRLP from the coding sequence GTGACGACCGACGCCGACGATCAGAATGCCCACCAGCCACCGGTGAACTATCCGTTGGCAGTTGGGGAGCGGGTCCAGCTCACTGACCCTAAGGGCCGCTTGCACACGGTCACGCTTGAGGCCGGGAAGGAGTTCCACACGCACCGCGGCGCGATCCTGCACGATGATCTCATCGGCCAGTCCGAGGGAATCATCGTGACCGCGACGTCTGGCACGCAGTACCTTGCGCTGCGGCCGCTGCTGACCGACTACGTGTTGTCGATGCCGCGTGGCGCGCAGGTGATCTATCCCAAGGACTCGGCACAGATTATCGCGATGGGCGATATCGGACCGGGTGCACGCGTCCTCGAGGCCGGCGCCGGGTCGGGGGCGCTGACCTGCTCGTTGCTGCGGGCGGTCGGTCCACAGGGCAGCGTCGTCTCCTACGAGGTCCGTGACGACCATGCGGATGTCGCCGAGCAGAACGTCGACCGTTTCTTTGGCAGCCGACCGGACAACTGGCAGCTGCGCCGCGCAGATGTGGACGGCATCGGTGCGGCTGGGGACGAACTTTACGACCGGATCATCCTGGACATGCTCGCTCCGTGGCTTCCGTTGGCGAGCGTTGCCGCGGCGTTGCGGCCGGGCGGCGTACTGATTGGGTACGTCGCAACCGTCCCGCAGCTCTCGCGGTTGGTCGAGGCGATCCGTGCCCACGGCAGCTTCATCGAGCCGGAGTCGTGGGAATGCCTACTGCGCCCGTGGCACGTGGTCGGGCTCGCCGTACGGCCCGATCATCGAATGATCGCGCACACCGCGTTCTTGGTGAAGACACGCCGACTGGCCGATGGCGTCACCGCGCCGTCTCGGCACCGCAAGCCCACGACCGCGCGCGCGGCAACCGCGGGCGAAACGGTCGGTACGCCGACCGATGGGGCCTTCACACACGCAAACGCCGTCGACATCCAGGTTGCCCCAGATGCCGACGGCGTCGACGATGTTCGTAAGTTACGCCGCCCCCGGCTCCCGTAG
- the arc gene encoding proteasome ATPase: MSQADDPRGNAHEEPVSAEQVRLLQAEVERLRAKIATRPGEGRVLADRLMEAQQRNSALLEKNERLGSTLRDAKEQLVRLRDEIERLAQPPSGFGVFVKVHDETSIDIVTGGRKLRVSVSPDIDINGLHRGQEVMLNEAMNVVAVVGYDRAGEVVAVKELIVNEAGETDRAMVSTHTDEMRVVHLSDSLRDGSLRVGDSVLLEPKSSYVFERIPKSEVEDLVLEEVPDIDYSDIGGLTNQIDLIRDAVELPFLHKDLFKEHHLRPPKGVLLYGPPGCGKTLIAKAVANSLAKQITLARAKAGEGEDIDGRQGRSYFLNIKGPELLNKYVGETERHIRLVFARAREKANEGTPVIVFFDEMDSIFRTRGTGVSSDVETTIVPQLLSEIDGVEGLENVIVIGASNREDMIDPAILRPGRLDVKIKIERPDIEAAADIFSKYLTADLPIHTDDLAEYGGDREATVQAMIQSVVERMYSEIDENRFLEVTYANGDKEIMYFKDFNSGAMIQNIVDRAKKLAIKEFLVSGERGLRIQHLLTACIDEFTENEDLPNTTNPDDWARISGKKGERIVYIRTLISSKSKDAGRAIDTMPNTGQYL; the protein is encoded by the coding sequence ATGTCCCAGGCCGACGATCCGCGTGGCAATGCTCATGAGGAACCGGTATCGGCCGAGCAGGTGCGCCTTCTGCAGGCTGAGGTGGAGCGTCTGCGCGCGAAGATCGCGACCCGCCCCGGTGAAGGCCGGGTGCTGGCGGACCGGCTGATGGAAGCGCAGCAGCGCAATTCCGCGCTTTTGGAAAAGAACGAGCGGCTCGGCTCTACGCTGCGCGACGCGAAGGAGCAGCTTGTGCGGCTGCGCGACGAGATCGAACGTCTCGCCCAGCCGCCGAGTGGCTTTGGCGTGTTCGTCAAGGTGCACGATGAGACCTCTATCGACATCGTGACCGGTGGACGCAAACTGCGCGTCAGTGTCTCCCCGGACATCGACATCAATGGCCTGCACCGCGGTCAGGAGGTCATGCTCAACGAAGCGATGAACGTCGTTGCGGTCGTTGGTTACGACCGCGCCGGCGAGGTCGTGGCCGTTAAAGAATTGATTGTCAACGAGGCCGGCGAGACTGATCGTGCGATGGTCAGCACGCATACCGATGAGATGCGTGTCGTGCACCTCTCGGACTCACTGCGTGACGGCTCGTTGCGGGTTGGTGACTCGGTGCTCCTAGAACCGAAGTCGTCGTACGTCTTCGAGCGCATTCCCAAAAGCGAGGTCGAAGATCTGGTGCTCGAAGAGGTGCCGGACATTGACTATTCGGACATCGGCGGACTGACCAATCAGATCGATCTGATCCGCGACGCTGTGGAACTGCCGTTCCTGCACAAAGATCTATTCAAGGAACACCACCTGCGCCCGCCCAAAGGCGTGCTGCTCTACGGCCCGCCCGGCTGCGGTAAGACGCTGATCGCCAAGGCGGTAGCCAACTCGCTGGCCAAACAAATCACGTTGGCACGCGCCAAGGCCGGGGAGGGGGAAGACATCGACGGCCGGCAAGGTCGTTCGTACTTCCTGAACATCAAGGGCCCGGAGTTGTTGAACAAGTACGTCGGTGAGACCGAGCGGCATATCCGGCTCGTCTTCGCCCGCGCCCGGGAGAAGGCCAATGAAGGTACGCCGGTCATCGTGTTCTTCGACGAGATGGACTCGATCTTCCGGACCCGCGGCACGGGTGTGTCTTCGGACGTAGAGACCACGATCGTGCCGCAGCTGCTCAGCGAAATCGACGGTGTGGAGGGCCTCGAAAACGTCATCGTGATCGGCGCGTCCAACCGCGAGGACATGATCGACCCGGCCATTCTGCGTCCGGGCCGGCTCGACGTGAAGATCAAGATCGAGCGACCCGATATCGAGGCAGCGGCGGATATCTTCTCCAAATACCTCACGGCGGATCTGCCGATTCACACCGACGATCTCGCGGAGTATGGCGGCGACCGTGAGGCAACGGTCCAGGCAATGATCCAAAGCGTCGTCGAGCGCATGTACTCGGAGATCGACGAAAACCGGTTCTTGGAGGTCACGTATGCCAATGGTGACAAAGAAATCATGTACTTCAAGGACTTCAACTCAGGCGCGATGATTCAAAACATCGTTGACCGGGCCAAGAAGCTCGCGATCAAGGAGTTCCTCGTCAGCGGTGAGCGTGGGCTACGGATCCAGCACCTGCTGACCGCGTGCATCGACGAATTCACCGAAAATGAAGATCTTCCTAACACGACCAACCCGGACGACTGGGCTCGGATCTCGGGCAAGAAGGGGGAACGGATCGTTTACATCCGCACCTTGATCTCCAGCAAGTCAAAGGATGCCGGGCGGGCGATCGACACGATGCCCAACACCGGCCAGTACCTATGA
- the pafA gene encoding Pup--protein ligase — translation MAPLTRRIFGIETEYGVTCTFRGQRRLSPDEVARYLFRRVVAWGRSSNVFLRNGSRLYLDVGSHPEYATAECDNLFELVAHDRAGERILEGLLVDAEERLHNEGIAGQIYLFKNNTDSAGNSYGCHENFLITRHGRFSDVAEVLVPFLISRQLICGAGKVLQTPRGAKYCLSQRAEHVWEGVSSATTRSRPIINTRDEPHADAELYRRLHVIVGDSNMSETTTLLKVASADLVLRMLENGARTPDFVMENPIRAIRDISHDLTGRQKVRLVNGKTVSALQMQTEYLECAKEFVANHEADQAHLVAIDLWERAIKAVESGDHSLIERTVDWAIKKRLIDRYMARHDLELGDPRVAQIDLAYHDIRRGRGLFYLMQAGGTVDRITSDIETFAAKSIPPQTTRAKLRGDFVRKAQDHRRDFTVDWVHLKLNDQAQRTVLCRDPFKSVDERVERLIDSIG, via the coding sequence ATGGCCCCATTGACACGGCGAATTTTTGGGATCGAGACCGAATACGGTGTGACCTGCACCTTTCGCGGGCAACGCCGGCTGTCCCCAGACGAGGTCGCGCGATATCTGTTCCGACGCGTCGTGGCTTGGGGCCGTTCGTCCAACGTCTTTCTACGCAATGGCTCGCGCCTCTACCTCGATGTGGGATCCCATCCCGAATACGCGACGGCCGAGTGCGACAACCTATTTGAACTCGTCGCGCACGACCGAGCGGGTGAGCGCATCCTCGAGGGGCTGCTCGTCGACGCGGAAGAGCGCCTGCACAACGAGGGCATCGCCGGGCAGATCTATCTGTTCAAAAACAACACCGACTCAGCCGGCAACTCTTATGGCTGTCACGAAAACTTCCTGATTACCCGCCACGGCCGGTTCTCCGACGTCGCGGAAGTGCTGGTGCCGTTCCTGATCAGCCGGCAGCTGATCTGTGGCGCCGGCAAGGTACTCCAGACTCCGCGGGGCGCGAAATACTGCCTCAGTCAACGCGCCGAGCACGTATGGGAGGGAGTATCGAGCGCGACGACTCGTTCGCGTCCGATCATCAACACCCGCGACGAGCCGCATGCCGACGCCGAGCTCTACCGGCGGCTGCATGTCATCGTCGGCGACTCCAACATGAGCGAGACCACCACGTTGCTCAAGGTGGCCAGCGCCGACCTGGTCCTACGTATGCTCGAAAACGGCGCGCGCACGCCGGACTTCGTCATGGAAAATCCCATTCGCGCGATTCGCGATATTTCGCACGACCTCACCGGTCGGCAGAAGGTACGCCTCGTCAACGGCAAGACGGTCTCCGCGCTACAGATGCAGACGGAGTACCTCGAGTGCGCGAAGGAATTCGTCGCCAATCACGAGGCCGACCAGGCGCATCTTGTCGCGATCGACCTGTGGGAACGCGCGATCAAGGCGGTCGAGAGTGGTGATCATTCGCTGATCGAGCGCACGGTCGACTGGGCGATCAAGAAGCGGCTCATCGACCGCTACATGGCGCGGCACGACCTGGAGCTGGGCGATCCGCGAGTCGCGCAGATCGATCTGGCCTACCATGACATCCGGCGCGGCCGCGGGTTGTTCTACCTCATGCAGGCCGGCGGCACCGTCGATCGGATCACGAGCGATATCGAGACATTCGCGGCCAAGTCCATCCCGCCGCAGACCACTCGCGCCAAGCTACGCGGCGACTTCGTGCGCAAGGCACAGGACCACCGCCGCGACTTCACCGTTGACTGGGTGCACCTTAAACTCAACGACCAGGCTCAGCGCACCGTCCTGTGCCGTGACCCGTTCAAGTCCGTCGACGAACGCGTCGAACGCCTCATCGACAGCATCGGCTAA
- a CDS encoding DUF3866 family protein — MPTDPQTPAEDSLIRWRRGVVVRERKRWRGAVELDVEIEGRVAGEPDRQDARAIAYPALVGTPRAGESVLLNTTALAIGLGTGGYAVVIANLDRLPDDREGLGHLVKARYTPLQATVLGVDEQDSPHHDTIAGATHIGLMPVVVADLHSALPAILAGIQATSAGLKVAYVWTDGGALPAWFSRTVADLGDRLAATITVGQAMGGDHEAVSIHSGLLAAKHVVGADIAIVAQGPGNLGTGTPWGFSGVAAGEAINAVNALGGLPIGALRISDADPRGRHVGVSHHSTTAFFKVGLGPVRIPLPDSLPDELARSVASDLADRPDRAVLERVDTSGLDEALRTSPVRLSTMGRTLDEDYAYFLTNAAAGRFAATALTTA; from the coding sequence GTGCCGACCGATCCTCAGACCCCAGCCGAAGACTCGCTCATCCGATGGCGACGCGGAGTCGTCGTACGCGAGCGCAAACGGTGGCGCGGCGCCGTCGAGCTCGATGTGGAGATCGAGGGTCGCGTCGCGGGTGAACCGGACCGCCAGGACGCTCGCGCGATCGCCTACCCCGCGCTGGTCGGTACGCCGCGCGCCGGTGAGTCTGTGCTTCTGAATACGACGGCACTGGCAATAGGTCTGGGCACCGGCGGGTACGCCGTCGTGATCGCCAACCTCGACCGGTTACCGGACGACCGCGAGGGACTGGGGCATTTAGTCAAGGCTCGTTATACGCCGCTGCAGGCCACGGTTCTCGGTGTCGACGAGCAGGACTCGCCTCATCACGACACAATCGCGGGCGCCACGCACATTGGGCTGATGCCCGTGGTGGTGGCCGATCTGCACTCTGCGCTGCCGGCCATTCTCGCAGGCATCCAGGCGACGTCCGCCGGACTTAAGGTCGCCTACGTCTGGACCGACGGCGGCGCCTTGCCGGCCTGGTTCTCGCGCACGGTCGCCGATCTCGGAGACCGTCTCGCGGCGACGATCACCGTCGGGCAGGCGATGGGCGGCGACCACGAGGCCGTCTCAATCCACAGCGGGCTGCTCGCTGCGAAACATGTGGTCGGCGCCGATATCGCCATCGTGGCGCAGGGTCCCGGGAACCTCGGCACCGGTACGCCCTGGGGATTTTCTGGCGTCGCCGCTGGTGAGGCGATCAATGCGGTCAACGCACTGGGCGGCCTTCCGATTGGTGCGCTGCGGATCTCCGACGCGGACCCGCGTGGTCGCCACGTCGGCGTCTCGCATCACTCGACTACGGCATTCTTCAAGGTCGGGTTGGGTCCGGTCCGCATTCCGTTGCCTGACAGTCTTCCGGATGAGCTCGCTCGGTCGGTGGCCAGCGACCTGGCGGATCGACCCGATCGGGCGGTTCTGGAGCGAGTCGACACGTCCGGGCTGGATGAGGCGCTGCGGACGAGTCCGGTGCGCCTGTCCACAATGGGCCGAACACTTGACGAGGACTACGCCTACTTCCTCACCAACGCCGCCGCCGGCCGCTTCGCCGCGACAGCGCTCACCACGGCCTAA
- the prcB gene encoding proteasome subunit beta, with amino-acid sequence MPIEHSRGGLPPSYLNANGSSFTELLRNSAPDLLPGRRALPGDMTGRDVAPHGTTIVAATYESGVMIAGDRRATMGNVIAQRDIEKVFATDSHSAIGIAGAAGIAIEMVRLFQVELEHYEKIEGATLSLDGKANRLAQMLKGNLSIALQGLAVVPIFVGYDTETPHEDAGRIFSYDITGGCYEERFYHSIGSGSMFAKSSLKKLWSQGLNRDDATYALIEALYDAADDDTATGGPDSTRGLFPIIYTIDRDGTTRLPDNDIENVCRRIDQERATRLRRTPLPPMLDSTEDGQL; translated from the coding sequence GTGCCCATAGAACACTCTCGCGGTGGATTGCCACCGAGCTACCTCAATGCCAATGGTTCGTCCTTTACCGAGCTTCTTCGAAACTCCGCACCCGACCTGTTACCCGGCAGGCGCGCACTGCCGGGCGATATGACGGGCCGCGACGTCGCGCCGCACGGCACGACGATCGTCGCGGCGACCTATGAGTCCGGGGTGATGATCGCCGGCGACCGGCGCGCGACGATGGGAAACGTCATCGCGCAGCGCGACATCGAAAAGGTCTTCGCCACCGACTCGCACTCGGCGATCGGAATCGCCGGCGCGGCCGGGATCGCGATCGAGATGGTCCGGCTGTTTCAGGTCGAGCTCGAGCACTACGAAAAGATCGAGGGCGCGACGCTCTCGCTCGACGGCAAGGCAAACCGCCTCGCGCAGATGCTCAAGGGCAACTTGTCGATCGCTCTTCAAGGCCTCGCCGTAGTTCCGATCTTCGTCGGCTACGACACCGAGACTCCGCACGAGGACGCGGGCCGAATCTTCAGCTATGACATCACCGGCGGCTGCTACGAGGAGCGCTTCTACCACTCGATCGGCTCCGGCTCGATGTTCGCTAAGTCCTCGCTCAAGAAGCTCTGGAGCCAGGGACTCAACCGAGACGACGCGACCTATGCCTTGATCGAGGCGCTGTACGACGCGGCCGACGACGACACCGCCACCGGCGGTCCGGACTCGACCCGCGGGCTTTTCCCGATCATCTACACGATCGACCGTGACGGTACGACCCGACTGCCCGACAACGACATCGAAAACGTCTGCCGGCGGATAGACCAAGAACGCGCCACACGCCTGCGGCGTACCCCGCTGCCGCCCATGCTCGACTCCACCGAGGATGGCCAACTATGA
- a CDS encoding site-2 protease family protein, with amino-acid sequence MTATGSRGAFPTARIGRFLGAPIYVSASWLWFALIVIVLYARILHGIEDSWPVAILFAAGLALLWGLSVLLHELGHVAAARLMKSRVYKVEVGFLGGVTTTSTKDERPSEEFWVSIAGPAVSLALAAPGVIAAFAGSTLSFGLRDSLGVVAGTFTLSNLAVAVFNMLPGLPLDGGRVLVAMLWRGKGDQFAAARTAATVGQGIAIVLLLAIALLAVTGTFGPGGTPLLIAMGIVAVMLWFMARDSRRATVREQRLADQSVSSHIEAAAVVSNDTSVRDALALCDTDRLVVINGGAPTGIATRAALETVPGPIREATRIDVVAQSVGADDVLTEAASMLDVLTRFTHNGTTNFIVTAADGMVIGVVSVESVTSSG; translated from the coding sequence ATGACAGCGACCGGGAGCCGTGGTGCCTTTCCCACAGCCCGGATCGGCCGGTTCCTCGGGGCGCCGATTTATGTGTCCGCCTCGTGGCTGTGGTTCGCGTTGATCGTCATCGTGCTCTACGCGCGAATCCTGCACGGCATCGAAGACAGCTGGCCAGTGGCGATCTTGTTCGCGGCGGGACTTGCCTTGCTGTGGGGCCTTTCGGTGCTTTTGCACGAGCTTGGGCATGTTGCTGCGGCTCGGCTGATGAAGTCGCGAGTGTACAAGGTAGAGGTCGGCTTTCTCGGCGGCGTTACGACGACATCGACCAAGGACGAGCGTCCGAGCGAGGAGTTCTGGGTATCAATCGCGGGCCCGGCCGTATCGCTCGCCTTGGCCGCGCCTGGAGTGATCGCGGCATTCGCCGGCTCGACCCTGTCATTCGGCTTACGCGACAGTCTCGGTGTAGTCGCCGGCACGTTCACCCTGTCCAACCTCGCTGTTGCGGTATTCAATATGCTCCCGGGACTTCCGCTCGATGGCGGCCGCGTGCTGGTCGCGATGTTATGGCGCGGCAAGGGCGATCAGTTCGCTGCCGCCCGCACGGCGGCAACCGTCGGACAAGGCATCGCGATCGTGCTGCTGCTGGCGATCGCCCTCCTCGCAGTTACCGGGACGTTCGGTCCCGGGGGGACGCCTTTGTTGATCGCCATGGGAATCGTGGCGGTCATGCTGTGGTTCATGGCCCGCGACAGCCGCCGGGCCACCGTGCGAGAGCAGCGCCTCGCCGACCAGTCCGTCTCCTCGCATATCGAGGCCGCGGCAGTTGTCTCTAACGACACGTCCGTGCGTGATGCACTCGCTCTGTGCGACACCGACCGCCTGGTCGTCATCAACGGCGGCGCGCCGACCGGCATTGCAACGCGAGCCGCTCTTGAAACTGTTCCTGGTCCCATCCGCGAGGCCACCCGTATCGACGTCGTGGCGCAGAGTGTCGGGGCCGACGACGTGCTCACCGAAGCGGCATCGATGCTCGACGTCCTTACTCGGTTCACTCACAACGGCACGACGAACTTCATCGTGACTGCCGCCGATGGGATGGTGATCGGCGTCGTATCCGTCGAGTCGGTAACCTCATCGGGTTGA
- the dop gene encoding depupylase/deamidase Dop — translation MTVHRIVGTEVEYGISVPGDPTANPMLLSAQIVNAYAANDVPRRKPRWDFAEETPLHDARGFSLAPSAALDHTGLDADDDPFLANVILTNGARLYVDHAHPEYSAPEVTNPMDAVLWDKAGERVMETAGERAATVPGQPRIGLYKNNTDNKGASYGTHENYLVRRSTPFEHLVRHLTPFFVSRQVITGAGRVGLGQDGRGDGFQLSQRADFFEVEVGLETTLKRPIINTRDEPHADADKYRRLHVIIGDANLAETSTYLKVGMTSLILAMIENGYLRENLAISDPVGTLHAISHDPSLKTLITLRDGRTMTALQMQRWYFETATEFMRDDLDDETAALLRCWDRILTGLETDPMTLAQDLDWVAKLRLLQAYRQRDGLGWASPRLQLVDLQYSDVRRDRGLYYRLVHRGAMHTLVTEDQIKSAVDAAPTDTRAYFRGECIRRFGADIAAASWDSVIFDVGGPGLVRVPMLEPTRGTKAHVETLLETSSTARELVDQLTATAH, via the coding sequence ATGACCGTTCATCGCATCGTCGGCACCGAGGTCGAATACGGCATCAGCGTGCCCGGTGACCCCACTGCAAACCCCATGCTGCTGTCAGCGCAGATCGTCAATGCGTACGCCGCCAACGACGTACCCCGCCGCAAACCCAGATGGGACTTCGCGGAGGAGACGCCGCTGCACGACGCTCGAGGATTCTCGCTTGCGCCGTCGGCGGCCCTGGATCATACCGGTCTGGACGCCGACGACGATCCGTTTCTGGCCAACGTCATCCTGACCAACGGCGCCCGCCTGTACGTCGATCACGCGCATCCGGAGTACTCCGCCCCAGAGGTCACCAATCCGATGGACGCGGTGCTGTGGGACAAGGCGGGTGAACGGGTCATGGAGACTGCCGGCGAGCGGGCGGCGACCGTGCCCGGGCAGCCGCGGATAGGGCTCTACAAAAACAACACAGACAATAAGGGTGCGTCGTACGGCACTCACGAAAACTATCTTGTACGCCGATCCACGCCGTTCGAGCATCTCGTGCGCCACCTCACGCCGTTCTTCGTGTCGCGTCAAGTCATCACCGGCGCCGGGCGCGTGGGCCTCGGACAGGACGGCCGCGGCGACGGCTTTCAACTGTCGCAGCGCGCGGACTTCTTCGAGGTCGAGGTCGGCTTGGAGACGACGCTCAAGCGACCGATCATCAATACCCGCGACGAGCCGCATGCGGACGCCGACAAGTATCGCCGCCTACACGTGATCATCGGCGATGCCAACTTGGCCGAGACCTCGACGTACCTCAAAGTCGGTATGACCTCGCTGATTCTGGCGATGATCGAAAACGGCTACCTACGCGAAAACCTGGCGATCAGCGACCCAGTCGGCACGCTGCACGCCATCTCCCATGATCCGTCACTCAAGACACTGATCACGCTGCGCGACGGCCGCACGATGACCGCGCTGCAGATGCAACGCTGGTACTTCGAAACGGCGACCGAGTTCATGCGGGACGACCTCGACGATGAGACGGCGGCGCTGCTGCGCTGCTGGGACCGGATCCTCACCGGACTCGAGACCGACCCGATGACGCTTGCCCAGGACCTCGACTGGGTCGCGAAGCTGCGGCTGCTGCAGGCTTACCGACAACGCGACGGGCTGGGCTGGGCAAGTCCCCGCCTACAACTGGTCGACCTGCAATACAGCGACGTACGGCGCGACAGGGGTCTCTACTACCGGCTTGTGCATCGCGGCGCGATGCACACCCTCGTCACCGAGGATCAGATCAAGAGTGCGGTCGACGCCGCACCGACCGATACCCGGGCCTACTTCCGAGGCGAATGCATTCGGCGCTTCGGGGCCGACATCGCCGCGGCGTCATGGGACTCGGTGATCTTTGATGTCGGTGGACCCGGACTCGTCCGGGTGCCTATGCTCGAACCAACTCGAGGCACAAAAGCACACGTCGAGACGTTGTTGGAAACAAGCTCAACCGCGCGCGAACTGGTGGATCAGCTCACCGCAACCGCGCACTAG